One genomic segment of Myxococcales bacterium includes these proteins:
- a CDS encoding glutathione S-transferase, which translates to MPELLCLRYSPWSEKARWALAARSVSYTHRTYSPLLGEPALRLKLRRLSGPVSVPVLTDDDGRVYADSSDIARWADARGEGPRLFPEGQDARIAEWVALSERGLSAGRGLSLRRLLTDDEGLFEMVPRKLRSLGGAARAIAAFGVRRTLAKYGAADRSNAELEGELGRVLETLQVALAKVQGDGGPRLLLGTFSFADIAMAQVLAFVSPPAFGLRMGKATRRTFTDPALLARFADLVTWRDALYERYRPRPPADAKTSV; encoded by the coding sequence GTGCCCGAACTCCTTTGCCTCCGCTATTCGCCTTGGTCCGAGAAGGCGCGCTGGGCTCTCGCCGCGAGGAGTGTGTCCTACACGCATCGCACGTATTCACCGTTGCTCGGTGAGCCAGCGCTGCGATTGAAGCTCCGACGCCTTTCCGGCCCCGTCTCCGTCCCGGTCCTCACCGACGACGACGGACGCGTCTACGCGGACTCGTCCGATATCGCGCGCTGGGCTGACGCGCGAGGCGAAGGACCGCGCCTCTTTCCGGAGGGGCAGGACGCCCGCATCGCCGAGTGGGTCGCGCTCTCTGAGCGTGGCCTCTCGGCGGGGCGCGGGCTGTCGCTGCGCCGCCTCTTGACCGACGACGAAGGTCTCTTCGAGATGGTGCCGCGCAAACTGCGGTCACTCGGCGGCGCCGCAAGGGCCATCGCCGCCTTCGGCGTCCGCCGCACGCTGGCGAAATATGGAGCCGCTGATCGGAGCAACGCCGAACTCGAGGGCGAGCTCGGCCGGGTGCTCGAAACATTGCAGGTCGCCCTCGCCAAGGTGCAAGGCGATGGCGGCCCGCGGCTGCTCTTGGGCACGTTCTCCTTCGCCGACATAGCGATGGCGCAGGTCCTCGCGTTCGTCTCGCCGCCGGCCTTCGGCCTTCGCATGGGAAAAGCGACACGTCGCACCTTCACTGATCCGGCGCTTCTGGCGCGCTTCGCGGACCTCGTGACGTGGCGCGACGCGCTCTATGAGCGCTACCGACCGCGCCCGCCGGCGGACGCGAAGACGTCGGTCTAG
- a CDS encoding single-stranded DNA-binding protein → MGQVTGGARQATTLESVHKDLAKATRALRFSAPVAHVYRPLEYAADFVAGYLSRFGQGKKEVLLLGMNPGPFGMGQTGIPFGDVPTVRDYLGLTGKIRPPKNVHAKRPVMGLLCPRVEVSGQRLWGAIAKRHPSPATFFKRAFVLNYCPLLFLDERGANVTPDKIARPERAAMEAVCDEALSKAVVVLGAKHLVGVGLYAKKRLEAVAPPGAFVSQIPHPSPASPLANRGWEPLASQALEDAGIRGLF, encoded by the coding sequence GTGGGCCAAGTGACCGGCGGGGCGCGTCAGGCGACGACCCTCGAGAGCGTCCACAAGGACCTCGCGAAGGCCACGCGCGCGCTTCGCTTCAGCGCGCCGGTCGCGCACGTGTACCGGCCGCTCGAATACGCCGCCGACTTCGTCGCGGGCTACCTCTCGCGCTTCGGCCAGGGAAAAAAAGAAGTCCTTCTGCTCGGCATGAACCCCGGTCCCTTCGGCATGGGGCAGACGGGCATCCCCTTCGGCGACGTGCCAACGGTGCGTGACTACCTCGGCCTCACGGGCAAGATTCGACCGCCCAAGAATGTTCACGCAAAGCGGCCTGTGATGGGCCTTCTGTGCCCTCGTGTCGAGGTCTCGGGGCAACGTCTCTGGGGTGCCATCGCGAAGCGTCACCCGTCGCCGGCCACCTTCTTCAAGCGAGCCTTCGTCCTCAACTACTGCCCGCTGCTCTTCCTCGACGAGCGCGGCGCCAACGTCACGCCCGACAAAATCGCGCGCCCCGAGCGCGCGGCCATGGAGGCCGTCTGCGACGAGGCGCTCTCGAAGGCCGTCGTGGTCTTGGGTGCGAAGCACCTAGTCGGCGTCGGGCTCTACGCAAAAAAGCGCCTGGAGGCCGTCGCGCCGCCGGGCGCCTTTGTCAGTCAGATCCCGCACCCGAGTCCGGCGAGCCCTCTGGCGAACCGCGGCTGGGAGCCGCTCGCTTCGCAGGCCTTGGAGGACGCGGGGATTCGCGGCCTTTTCTGA
- a CDS encoding phosphatidate cytidylyltransferase, translating into MSSKASNLVVRVLTALVGAPVILGLLYYGPPVAFFVLVLAAAAVGAWELFGMSHPDDAPSRAVGVLLTVATALVVYESGKDPRALLTLIAALPVLALFITLTRLGAVATAALRSMALAFGPLYVGVPLALLAVMRRDQPGNDGPGYVVLCLLFAWFADTGGYFAGRFLGRHKLYEAVSPKKTVEGAVGGLAAAMLGGALAHAWFLPSLSLAHALPLAAVAAAAGQAGDLGESLLKRATGVKDSGGILPGHGGILDRIDALLVTATVTSLYLLWAK; encoded by the coding sequence TTGAGCTCGAAGGCCTCGAACCTCGTCGTTCGCGTCCTCACGGCGCTCGTGGGCGCGCCGGTCATTCTCGGCCTCTTGTATTACGGGCCACCCGTCGCTTTCTTTGTCCTCGTGCTCGCGGCGGCGGCCGTTGGCGCTTGGGAGCTCTTCGGCATGAGCCACCCGGACGACGCGCCCAGCCGAGCGGTCGGGGTGCTGCTCACGGTGGCCACAGCGCTTGTCGTGTACGAGTCGGGCAAAGATCCCAGGGCGCTCCTCACGCTCATCGCGGCGCTCCCCGTCCTGGCGCTCTTCATCACCTTGACGCGCCTCGGCGCTGTCGCGACGGCCGCCCTTCGTTCCATGGCGCTGGCCTTCGGCCCGCTCTACGTCGGCGTGCCGCTCGCGCTCCTGGCGGTCATGCGGCGCGATCAGCCAGGCAACGACGGTCCTGGCTACGTGGTCCTGTGCCTGTTGTTCGCCTGGTTCGCGGATACCGGCGGCTACTTCGCCGGACGTTTTCTGGGCCGTCACAAACTCTACGAAGCCGTCTCGCCGAAGAAGACCGTCGAGGGCGCCGTCGGTGGCCTCGCGGCCGCGATGCTCGGCGGTGCGCTGGCGCACGCGTGGTTCCTGCCGTCGTTGTCGCTCGCGCACGCCCTGCCGCTCGCCGCCGTGGCCGCCGCCGCGGGGCAAGCGGGCGATCTCGGCGAGTCGCTCCTGAAGCGCGCGACGGGCGTGAAGGACTCGGGCGGCATTCTGCCAGGGCACGGTGGCATCCTCGATCGCATCGACGCGCTCCTCGTGACGGCCACCGTGACGTCGCTCTATCTCTTGTGGGCCAAGTGA
- the uppS gene encoding di-trans,poly-cis-decaprenylcistransferase, with the protein MVLVEARNLPSHVGIIMDGNGRWAQQRGLPRVRGHKEGAQSVRRVVRAARRLGLRALTLYAFSEQNWARPEEEVDALMELLREFLLSERDELLDNGIRLNAVGNLGRLPAIVRAALDPLRSDTKSHKQMTLTLALSYGGREEIADAARELARRVANGSMRWEDVNVGELRSVIPSVSVGDPDLVIRTGGERRISNFMLFGLAYSELFFSDALWPEFSSDDLYAAVASFQARERRFGLVGKPASVVANQSSPEESRGAVA; encoded by the coding sequence ATGGTCCTCGTCGAAGCACGCAATTTGCCGTCCCACGTCGGCATCATCATGGATGGCAACGGCCGCTGGGCGCAGCAGCGCGGGCTGCCGCGCGTGCGCGGGCACAAGGAAGGCGCTCAATCGGTGCGCCGCGTGGTGCGCGCCGCGCGCCGCTTGGGCCTCCGTGCGCTTACGCTCTACGCCTTCAGCGAACAGAACTGGGCGCGCCCGGAAGAAGAAGTCGACGCGCTCATGGAGCTCTTGCGCGAGTTCTTGCTCTCCGAGCGCGACGAGCTCTTGGACAACGGCATTCGGCTGAACGCCGTCGGCAACTTGGGGCGCCTTCCCGCCATCGTGCGCGCGGCCCTCGATCCGCTCCGCAGCGACACGAAGTCCCACAAGCAGATGACGCTCACGCTTGCGCTGAGCTATGGCGGTCGCGAAGAAATCGCCGACGCTGCGCGCGAGCTGGCGCGCCGCGTCGCGAACGGCTCGATGCGCTGGGAAGACGTCAACGTGGGCGAGCTGCGCAGCGTGATCCCCAGCGTCTCGGTTGGCGATCCGGATCTCGTCATTCGCACCGGGGGTGAGCGCCGCATCTCCAACTTCATGCTCTTCGGCCTCGCCTATTCAGAGCTCTTCTTCTCCGACGCCTTGTGGCCCGAGTTCTCCTCCGACGACCTCTACGCGGCCGTCGCCAGCTTTCAGGCCCGCGAGCGTCGCTTCGGTCTCGTCGGCAAGCCGGCCTCCGTCGTCGCAAACCAGTCGAGCCCCGAGGAGAGCCGCGGGGCCGTCGCGTGA
- a CDS encoding DUF2914 domain-containing protein, with protein MAEKPLPGRWYGGCTSVASEVIRNMNVSRACLLSSFFALFVAAPAFGADPIPVPEGEATLSVVGAQFGDKVEGGKPVGDGKGSALVTYFVEVKNPGAEAAVTLVWSHDGKETARQSLDIGRSPKWRTWGMATVRGAKTIEVRVLSPSGQELRKDVLDRG; from the coding sequence ATGGCCGAAAAGCCGCTGCCCGGCCGCTGGTACGGAGGCTGCACGAGCGTGGCCTCGGAGGTCATCCGAAACATGAACGTCAGCCGCGCTTGTCTTCTCTCGTCCTTCTTCGCCCTCTTCGTCGCCGCGCCGGCGTTCGGCGCCGATCCCATTCCCGTGCCCGAAGGCGAAGCCACCCTCTCCGTCGTGGGCGCCCAGTTCGGCGACAAAGTCGAGGGCGGCAAGCCCGTCGGGGACGGCAAGGGGAGCGCCCTCGTGACCTACTTCGTGGAGGTGAAGAATCCCGGCGCCGAGGCTGCCGTCACCCTCGTGTGGAGCCACGACGGCAAGGAGACGGCGCGTCAGTCTCTCGACATCGGCCGGTCGCCAAAGTGGCGCACGTGGGGCATGGCCACGGTCCGGGGCGCAAAGACCATCGAGGTGCGTGTCCTTTCCCCCTCCGGTCAGGAGCTTCGAAAAGACGTGCTCGACCGCGGGTGA
- a CDS encoding 3-keto-5-aminohexanoate cleavage protein has product MSAHDAHYAGELVDGARMLALFGDLATELLIRLDGDEGLFRAYEEVEFLAPVYAGDYIEATAELIALGKTSRKMRFEARKVVSNLRQAGFAPSAADVLEPAVVVTRAVGTCVVPKEFQRGSKGLYMPALPAGPAPGAEPIVTPAPLAGLPLVLTAAIVGAEVTRAQTPHLPITPSEIADEAARCREAGAAVIHLHVRNDDGSPTQSAERFAETLEAIRKKTDCIIQTSTGGAVGMSIAERAGPLACKPEMATLNCGTINFGEDVFVNTRPQIRDLAARIKAAGSVAELECYDVGHVEEAVRLLEEGAIGAPLHFQFVLGIPGGIGAREEHVSYLRSLLPAGATWAVAAVGRHQQPMTELAMRTGGHARVGLEDNIYLSKGVLSEGSAPLVARAAAYAKSVGRVLLEPEQARKHLGLASRKVG; this is encoded by the coding sequence ATGTCCGCCCACGACGCTCACTACGCCGGCGAGTTGGTCGACGGCGCGCGCATGCTCGCGCTCTTCGGCGATCTCGCGACGGAGCTCTTGATTCGACTCGACGGCGACGAAGGTCTCTTCCGCGCCTACGAGGAGGTCGAGTTCCTCGCGCCGGTCTACGCCGGCGACTACATCGAGGCGACGGCCGAGCTCATCGCCTTGGGCAAGACCAGCCGGAAGATGCGCTTCGAAGCGCGCAAGGTCGTCTCCAACCTAAGGCAAGCCGGCTTCGCGCCGAGCGCCGCTGATGTGCTCGAACCGGCGGTCGTTGTCACGCGCGCCGTCGGGACCTGCGTGGTCCCCAAGGAGTTCCAGCGCGGGAGCAAGGGCCTCTACATGCCGGCCTTGCCGGCAGGTCCCGCCCCCGGCGCCGAGCCCATCGTGACGCCGGCCCCGCTCGCGGGTTTGCCCTTGGTGCTGACGGCGGCCATCGTGGGCGCCGAGGTGACGCGGGCGCAAACGCCGCATCTTCCCATCACGCCGAGCGAGATCGCCGATGAGGCCGCGCGTTGCCGCGAGGCCGGCGCCGCGGTCATTCACTTGCACGTCCGCAACGACGACGGCTCGCCGACGCAATCGGCGGAGCGCTTCGCCGAGACCCTCGAGGCGATCCGCAAGAAGACCGACTGCATCATCCAAACCTCAACGGGCGGCGCCGTCGGCATGAGCATCGCCGAGCGCGCGGGCCCCCTCGCCTGCAAACCCGAGATGGCGACGCTCAACTGCGGCACCATCAATTTTGGCGAGGACGTCTTCGTCAACACGCGTCCGCAAATTCGAGACCTCGCCGCGCGCATCAAGGCCGCCGGGAGCGTCGCTGAGCTCGAGTGTTACGACGTCGGCCACGTGGAGGAAGCGGTTCGTCTCCTCGAAGAGGGCGCCATCGGCGCGCCGCTTCACTTCCAGTTCGTCCTTGGGATTCCCGGCGGCATCGGTGCGCGCGAGGAGCACGTGTCGTATTTGCGTTCACTCCTGCCGGCCGGTGCCACCTGGGCCGTGGCGGCCGTGGGACGTCATCAGCAACCGATGACCGAGCTCGCCATGCGCACCGGCGGTCACGCGCGCGTGGGCCTCGAGGACAACATCTACCTCTCGAAGGGCGTGCTCTCCGAGGGCAGCGCGCCGCTCGTGGCGCGGGCGGCGGCGTACGCGAAGAGTGTCGGCCGCGTGTTGCTCGAGCCGGAGCAAGCGCGGAAGCACCTGGGGCTCGCTTCTCGAAAAGTTGGGTAG
- a CDS encoding ABC transporter substrate-binding protein, whose product MNVRLATVTVMSLLVITGCGKRKRSVSPEPVETTSARVAIDGAPGVYEDAVVIGTTGSYTGAAAGQATEGYRGAMAYFLEVNASGGVHGRKIELLPKDDAYAPEAGAENVKKLLKEDGVFCIFGGNGSSVIKATTQVLQENKASGAFGFGTTNGAPFTREAPGSDVWYHVHSSYRQEGAALVEGLVKANFKRIGIFYQDDAFGQAGLAGVQAAMEEKGLTLVAATTHPANQKVEVSTSTQVDTLKRANVDAVISFTLYQPAAAFVRDMRDAGLNVPIANSSIANDTWLRLLVAQEKKAREKNPSASYLEKPLLGIHSVPNWDDLTIPVVAEFRSLMDKRNPQVPNEIRDANYRTLPYQTISLLSFVNAKVFTEVLRRTGPVLTRRAFRDNIERMSGYDPGLGGTTLTFSASRHQGTDRVFFVGVRDHKWLSLSDPAAYLRPKAEPGVASPAALRAGR is encoded by the coding sequence ATGAACGTTCGCCTCGCTACCGTTACCGTCATGTCGCTCCTCGTCATCACCGGGTGCGGCAAGCGCAAGCGCTCCGTGTCGCCCGAGCCCGTCGAGACGACCAGCGCGCGTGTTGCCATCGATGGCGCCCCGGGCGTCTACGAAGACGCCGTCGTCATCGGCACGACCGGCTCGTACACCGGTGCGGCCGCCGGTCAGGCCACGGAAGGGTACCGCGGCGCCATGGCCTACTTCCTCGAAGTGAACGCCTCCGGCGGCGTACACGGACGAAAGATCGAGCTCCTCCCCAAGGACGACGCGTACGCCCCCGAGGCCGGCGCAGAGAACGTCAAGAAGCTCCTCAAAGAGGACGGCGTGTTCTGCATCTTCGGAGGAAACGGCTCGAGCGTGATCAAAGCGACGACGCAGGTGCTCCAGGAGAACAAGGCCAGCGGCGCGTTCGGCTTTGGCACGACCAACGGCGCGCCGTTCACCCGCGAAGCGCCCGGCTCAGACGTTTGGTACCACGTGCACTCGTCCTATCGACAAGAAGGCGCCGCGCTCGTCGAAGGTCTCGTGAAGGCGAACTTCAAGCGCATCGGCATCTTCTATCAAGACGACGCCTTTGGGCAGGCGGGCCTCGCCGGTGTGCAGGCGGCCATGGAGGAGAAGGGCCTAACGCTCGTGGCCGCCACCACGCACCCGGCGAACCAGAAGGTCGAGGTGTCGACGTCCACGCAGGTCGATACGCTGAAGAGGGCCAACGTCGATGCCGTCATCAGCTTCACGCTGTATCAGCCGGCGGCCGCGTTCGTTCGCGACATGCGCGACGCGGGGCTCAACGTTCCCATCGCCAACTCGTCCATCGCCAACGACACGTGGCTGAGGCTGCTTGTGGCCCAAGAGAAGAAGGCGCGCGAGAAGAACCCTTCGGCTTCGTACCTCGAGAAGCCTCTTCTGGGAATCCATAGCGTGCCCAACTGGGACGACCTGACGATCCCGGTGGTCGCCGAGTTTCGGTCGCTCATGGACAAGCGGAACCCTCAAGTGCCCAACGAGATTCGCGACGCGAACTACCGAACGCTCCCGTATCAGACGATCTCGCTCCTCTCGTTCGTCAACGCGAAGGTCTTTACGGAAGTGCTGCGTCGCACGGGGCCTGTGCTCACGCGGCGTGCCTTCCGCGACAACATCGAACGCATGAGCGGCTACGACCCCGGCCTCGGCGGAACGACCTTGACCTTCAGTGCGTCGCGTCATCAAGGCACGGACCGCGTGTTCTTCGTCGGCGTTCGCGACCACAAGTGGCTCTCGCTCTCCGATCCGGCGGCGTACCTGCGCCCGAAGGCCGAGCCGGGCGTGGCAAGTCCGGCTGCGTTGCGCGCCGGTCGGTAG
- a CDS encoding HAMP domain-containing histidine kinase, whose product MSTGADGPFSERSTIAQVRYRRTWQLLPLAPAVVILVGILAAGLVAFAAVRQLRRESDERAAERAQILSATAAARLRALPDGLRLDALQLAARNTGALFVVVDGRGELIVDASLGPPERAALARMTDVGEGEADTAVGRTRFAAHWLGVGSPHVVIAFVRAPPTAGGEPALLASLAAFTTLLVGAAAVFAYLLGRDADVDVELLASRVHAMSKVRAEPSGEQAPVRALDEIGALTVAFNQLVGRFVQAELVHRDNLTRAESADRDRAAFLAAVSHELRSPLNAILGFTDLLMQEVDGPLTAAAREELEQVRASGAHLAELIADILELSALEGGQLKLSAKPLDLAPLVAEVLREAGPLTLGRPVRLVQRGEPSLVIEADARRVRQVLTNLVANAVKFTHQGEVSITVERFGGFAKLAIADTGPGISAADRQVIFEDFRQPEDEQKKRRGSGLGLAIARRLVEMHGGTIRVESELGRGSTFEVRIPVKSSIRKALMASPRSAA is encoded by the coding sequence GTGTCGACCGGCGCGGACGGGCCCTTCTCGGAGCGATCGACCATCGCCCAGGTGCGTTACCGGCGTACGTGGCAGCTCTTGCCGCTCGCGCCCGCCGTCGTCATCCTCGTCGGGATCCTCGCCGCAGGTCTCGTGGCCTTCGCCGCGGTTCGGCAGCTGCGGCGCGAGAGCGATGAGCGCGCGGCGGAGCGCGCGCAGATCCTCTCCGCCACGGCGGCGGCCCGCTTGCGCGCGTTGCCCGACGGGCTTCGTCTCGACGCCTTGCAGCTCGCCGCGCGGAACACGGGCGCGCTATTCGTCGTCGTCGACGGCCGCGGAGAGCTCATCGTCGACGCCAGCCTCGGCCCGCCGGAGCGCGCCGCGCTCGCTCGCATGACCGACGTGGGGGAAGGGGAGGCCGACACCGCCGTGGGTCGAACGCGCTTCGCGGCTCATTGGCTGGGCGTCGGCTCACCACACGTCGTCATCGCCTTCGTTCGCGCTCCGCCAACGGCGGGTGGCGAGCCGGCGCTGCTCGCGTCGCTGGCGGCGTTCACCACGCTCCTTGTGGGTGCTGCCGCTGTCTTCGCGTACCTCTTGGGGCGCGACGCCGACGTCGACGTGGAGCTCCTGGCGTCGCGCGTTCACGCCATGTCGAAGGTGCGCGCCGAGCCTTCCGGCGAGCAAGCGCCGGTGCGGGCCCTCGACGAAATTGGGGCGCTGACCGTCGCCTTCAATCAGCTCGTGGGCCGCTTCGTGCAGGCCGAGCTCGTGCATCGCGACAACCTCACGCGCGCCGAGAGCGCCGATCGCGACCGGGCCGCGTTTCTCGCGGCCGTGAGCCACGAGCTCCGCAGTCCGCTCAACGCGATCCTGGGCTTCACGGATTTGCTGATGCAGGAGGTGGACGGACCGCTCACCGCGGCGGCGCGCGAAGAGCTCGAGCAAGTCCGCGCTTCGGGGGCGCACTTGGCGGAGCTCATCGCCGACATCCTCGAGCTCTCGGCCCTCGAAGGGGGGCAGCTCAAGTTGTCCGCCAAGCCGCTCGATCTCGCTCCCTTGGTCGCCGAAGTGCTCCGCGAGGCCGGCCCTCTGACCCTCGGAAGACCCGTGCGTCTCGTGCAACGAGGTGAGCCGTCGCTCGTCATTGAGGCCGACGCGAGGCGCGTACGCCAGGTCCTGACGAACCTGGTCGCCAACGCCGTCAAGTTCACTCACCAGGGAGAGGTGTCCATCACCGTCGAGCGCTTTGGTGGTTTTGCGAAGCTCGCCATCGCGGATACAGGCCCGGGCATCTCGGCGGCCGATCGGCAGGTCATCTTCGAAGACTTTCGTCAACCGGAGGACGAGCAGAAGAAGCGACGTGGCTCCGGCCTCGGGCTCGCGATCGCGCGCCGCCTTGTGGAGATGCACGGCGGGACCATTCGCGTCGAGAGCGAGCTGGGGCGTGGGTCGACCTTCGAGGTGCGCATCCCCGTCAAGAGCTCCATTCGCAAGGCGCTCATGGCGTCGCCGAGGAGCGCCGCATGA
- a CDS encoding CBS domain-containing protein, with the protein MDLHVRRYMTTSPTTVSPETTVVEAHRIMRRECIRHLPVVDGLHHLVGLVSLRDLDFAETFRPFDGDVVRVGDAMFAKELYTVEPGTDMLEVARHLLDTKFGCAVVMEAGRVVGMFTVIDALRALIDTVAATRRLGPV; encoded by the coding sequence ATGGACCTCCACGTGCGCCGCTACATGACCACGAGCCCCACCACGGTGAGCCCCGAGACGACGGTCGTCGAGGCCCATCGCATCATGCGCCGCGAGTGCATTCGGCACCTCCCCGTCGTCGATGGCTTGCACCACCTCGTGGGCCTCGTCTCCCTACGCGATCTCGACTTCGCCGAGACCTTTCGCCCCTTCGACGGCGACGTCGTTCGCGTCGGCGACGCGATGTTCGCCAAGGAGCTCTACACGGTCGAACCAGGGACCGACATGCTCGAGGTGGCGCGTCACCTGCTGGACACCAAATTCGGCTGCGCCGTCGTGATGGAAGCGGGGCGAGTCGTGGGGATGTTCACGGTCATCGACGCCTTGAGGGCCCTCATCGACACGGTGGCCGCGACGCGCCGGCTCGGCCCCGTTTGA
- a CDS encoding multicopper oxidase family protein, giving the protein MALEAAPTTISYQDGKTTNIVAYNGSVPGPLLEANVGDEIVVHFTNSSSKPTTIHWHGLRISDQMDGSPRIQKPVAPGATFTYRFKAPDAGSFWYHPHVHANEQIESGLYAPIVIRGKNEPTYDQERYLLLDDVLLDTKGQLAVEPFRSGPNAMHGRYGNVLLTNGHEGKSYRGEAKQGQVERWRLVNTANARTMVLGIKGATFRVIGTDGGLLAQPYTVTDKLELPVGARFDFEVTYDQAGIAELTNYIPTQNAKGDIVDDPVPAFQVDVAPGGAPRSVDYPAIEPLPARAPDQTVSVEINAVQTPSGQIEWQLNGQAMTGNMSDTEPHAALFTFKRGATVRIKLTNKIGPEHPFHLHGQFFTIRDPKKPGLKDVVLVPGVSTVEVDAYFDNPGRWMAHCHNLEHAELGMMSEIVVE; this is encoded by the coding sequence GTGGCGCTCGAGGCTGCGCCCACGACCATCAGCTACCAGGACGGCAAGACGACGAACATCGTCGCCTACAACGGTTCGGTGCCCGGCCCGCTCCTCGAAGCCAACGTCGGTGACGAGATCGTCGTCCACTTCACCAACAGCTCGTCGAAGCCCACGACGATTCACTGGCACGGCCTGCGAATCTCCGACCAGATGGACGGGTCGCCTCGGATCCAGAAGCCCGTCGCGCCGGGCGCGACCTTCACGTACCGCTTCAAGGCGCCCGACGCGGGCTCCTTCTGGTACCACCCGCACGTTCACGCCAACGAGCAGATCGAGTCGGGCCTCTACGCGCCCATCGTCATCCGCGGCAAAAACGAGCCGACCTACGATCAAGAGCGCTACTTGCTCTTGGACGACGTGCTCCTCGACACGAAGGGCCAGCTCGCCGTCGAGCCCTTCCGTTCTGGCCCTAACGCCATGCACGGTCGCTACGGCAATGTGCTCCTCACCAACGGCCACGAAGGCAAGAGCTACCGCGGCGAGGCGAAACAAGGGCAAGTGGAGCGCTGGCGCCTCGTCAACACGGCCAACGCGCGCACCATGGTGCTCGGCATCAAGGGAGCGACGTTCCGGGTGATCGGCACCGACGGCGGTCTCTTGGCGCAGCCCTACACGGTGACGGACAAGCTGGAGCTGCCCGTGGGCGCGCGCTTCGACTTCGAGGTGACCTACGACCAGGCCGGCATCGCCGAGCTCACCAACTACATCCCGACGCAGAACGCGAAGGGAGACATCGTCGACGATCCGGTGCCGGCCTTCCAGGTCGACGTCGCCCCCGGCGGCGCGCCGCGCAGCGTCGATTATCCGGCCATCGAACCGCTGCCAGCGCGCGCGCCGGATCAGACGGTGAGCGTCGAAATCAACGCGGTGCAGACGCCCTCCGGTCAAATCGAGTGGCAGCTCAACGGCCAGGCCATGACCGGCAACATGAGCGACACCGAACCGCACGCTGCGCTCTTCACGTTCAAGCGCGGCGCCACGGTGCGCATCAAGCTCACCAACAAGATCGGCCCCGAACATCCGTTCCACCTGCACGGACAGTTCTTCACGATCCGCGACCCGAAGAAGCCGGGCCTTAAGGACGTGGTGCTCGTGCCCGGCGTGAGCACCGTCGAGGTCGACGCTTACTTCGACAACCCGGGCCGCTGGATGGCGCACTGCCACAACCTCGAGCACGCCGAGCTCGGCATGATGAGCGAGATCGTCGTCGAGTAG
- a CDS encoding flagellar biosynthetic protein FliR → MAPDVVSALMDAFAQAGLDLAVVGRAWARATPLVALVPAFGLRVLPTPVRATLGLSFAAVIYPTIAAAAAETTTAAMDATATTLWLEFLRGVPAAVATATPLWAMTMAGGLADQLRGAQETLSFPTVEGRTSPLGILFSLAAASLFLASGACARAPPADGAAGALDRVVGDAHPRAGLRARDLRGRSDALCGACFGGRRVSHRACRLAGPHRRDRGPPKEPRALGHRRPRPRPNDRSILVGSCASAQAVSQPFSQHPRGPLRAVAEHPPEAWCGWGRLSRREARLRGPARPH, encoded by the coding sequence GTGGCCCCCGACGTCGTCTCGGCGCTCATGGACGCGTTCGCGCAGGCGGGGCTTGACCTCGCCGTCGTCGGACGCGCTTGGGCACGCGCGACGCCGCTCGTGGCGTTGGTGCCGGCCTTCGGCCTTCGTGTGCTGCCCACGCCCGTGCGCGCCACGCTCGGGCTCTCCTTCGCGGCCGTCATTTACCCAACGATAGCCGCCGCCGCCGCCGAGACCACGACGGCAGCCATGGATGCGACGGCCACCACGCTGTGGCTCGAGTTCTTGCGCGGCGTGCCCGCTGCCGTCGCTACCGCCACGCCGCTCTGGGCCATGACGATGGCCGGCGGGCTCGCTGATCAACTGCGCGGCGCGCAGGAAACGTTGTCGTTCCCGACCGTCGAGGGTCGAACCTCCCCGCTCGGGATCTTGTTTTCGTTGGCGGCGGCGTCACTCTTTCTCGCGTCGGGGGCCTGCGCGCGCGCTCCTCCTGCTGACGGCGCCGCTGGAGCCCTCGATCGTGTTGTCGGTGACGCGCACCCTCGTGCAGGGCTCCGCGCTCGCGATCTCCGTGGCCGCTCCGATGCTCTGTGCGGCGCTTGTTTTGGAGGTCGGCGCGTCTCTCATCGCGCGTGCCGCCTCGCCGGCCCACATCGACGCGATCGTGGGCCCCCTAAAGAGCCTCGCGCTCTTGGCCATCGCCGCCCTCGCCCTCGACCGAATGATCGTTCTATTTTAGTGGGGAGCTGCGCGTCAGCGCAGGCGGTCAGCCAACCTTTCAGTCAACATCCGCGCGGCCCCCTGCGGGCCGTCGCGGAGCACCCGCCGGAGGCGTGGTGCGGCTGGGGGAGGCTCAGCCGCCGCGAAGCGCGGCTGAGGGGGCCGGCCAGGCCCCACTAA